The following coding sequences lie in one Hippopotamus amphibius kiboko isolate mHipAmp2 chromosome 17, mHipAmp2.hap2, whole genome shotgun sequence genomic window:
- the BECN1 gene encoding beclin-1 has protein sequence MEGSKTSSSTMQVSFVCQRCSQPLKLDTSFKILDRVTIQELTAPLLATAHVKPGETQEEEANSGEEPFIETRQDGVSRRFIPPARMMSTESANSFTLIGEASDGGTMENLSRRLKVTGDLFDIMSGQTDVDHPLCEECTDTLLDQLDTQLNVTENECQNYKRCLEILEQMNEDDSEQLQMELKELALEEERLIQELEDVEKNRKIVAENLEKVQAEAERLDQEEAQYQREYSEFKRQQLELDDELKSVENQMRYAQMQLDKLKKTNVFNATFHIWHSGQFGTINNFRLGRLPSVPVEWNEINAAWGQTVLLLHALANKMGLKFQRYRLVPYGNHSYLESLSDKSKELPLYCSGGLRFFWDNKFDHAMVAFLDCVQQFKEEVEKGETRFCLPYRMDVEKGKIEDTGGSGGSYSIKTQFNSEEQWTKALKFMLTNLKWGLAWVSSQFYNK, from the exons ATGGAGGGGTCTAAGACATCCAGCAGCACAATGCAGGTGAGCTTCGTGTGTCAGCGCTGCAGCCAGCCTCTGAAACTGGACACGAGCTTCAAGATCCTGGACCGTGTCACCATCCAGGAGCTCACAG CTCCATTACTTGCCACAGCCCACGTGAAACCAGGAGAGACCCAGGAGGAAGAGGCTAACTCAGGAGAG GAGCCATTTATTGAAACTCGCCAGGATGGTGTCTCTCGCAGATTCATCCCCCCAGCCAG GATGATGTCTACAGAAAGTGCCAACAGCTTCACTCTGATCGGGGAGGCATCTGATGGAGGCACCATGGAGAACCTCAGCCGAAGACTGAAG GTCACTGGGGACCTTTTTGACATCATGTCAGGCCAGACAGATGTGGATCACCCACTGTGTGAGGAATGCACAGATACTCTTTTAGACCAGCTGGACACTCAGCTCAACGTCACTGAAAATGAGTGTCAGAACTACAA ACGCTGTTTGGAGATCTTAGAGCAAATGAATGAAGATGACAGCGAACAGCTCCAGATGGAGCTAAAGGAGCTGGCATTAGAGGAGGAGAGGCTGATCCAAGAGCTGGAAGATGTGGAAAAGAACCGTAAGATAGTGGCAGAAAATCTCGAGAAGGTCCAGGCTGAGGCTGAGAGGTTGGATCAAGAGGAAGCTCA GTATCAAAGGGAATACAGTGAATTTAAACGACAACAGCTAGAACTGGATGATGAGCTGAAGAGTGTAGAAAACCAGATGCGTTATGCCCAGATGCAGCTGGACAAGCTGAAGAAAACCAATGTCTTTAACGCGACCTTCCACATTTG GCACAGTGGACAGTTTGGCACAATCAATAACTTCAGACTGGGTCGCCTGCCCAGCGTTCCTGTGGAATGGAATGAGATTAACGCTGCCTGGGGCCAGACAGTTTTGCTGCTCCATGCCCTAGCCAATAAGATGGGTCTGAAATTTCAGAG GTATCGACTTGTTCCCTATGGAAACCATTCGTATCTGGAGTCCCTGTCAGACAAATCTAAG GAGCTGCCATTGTactgttctggggggctgcggtTTTTCTGGGACAACAAGTTTGACCATGCAATGGTGGCTTTCCTGGACTGTGTGCAGCAGTTCAAAGAAGAGGTTGAGAAAGGCGAGACACGTTTTTGTCTTCCTTACAG GATGGATGTGGAGAAAGGCAAGATTGAAGACACAGGAGGCAGTGGCGGCTCCTATTCCATCAAAACCCAGTTTAACTCTGAGGAACAGTGGACAAAAGCTCTTAAGTTCATGCTGACAAATCTTAAGTGGGGTCTTGCTTGGGTATCCTCACAGTTTTATAAcaaatga